A single window of Leptospira semungkisensis DNA harbors:
- a CDS encoding GMC family oxidoreductase, whose translation MGGIPAANDQIITPNKHAEIIQKEGIKDTWKLKTEAVVIGSGAGGAVVAATLAKAGWKVILIEEGSYFTPAKFTGDEFISQSRLYRDAGFIITEEQTLSILQGKTVGGSTTVNWQTSLYPPDYVTNEWDKRFGWKNYGRQEMDAFVSEVHERIGVHEVPPNLINANNNTLMKGGRALGLHPEVLKNNNRGCIGLGRCGLGCPINAKQSAFLTWIPDAIEAGATVISNMRAQYIKEDGNIKTVVAEFTPDAYEKAPNKIIEKLVIDAQVVIVSAGAIEGPALLQRSGLGNDWVGRNLKVHPTSVNFAIFDDKINMFSGPPQSAVIKDGHNQDNTGYGYWLEVAPFRPTLASSLVPYYGQKQFDVMKKYPNMSGGIVLVRDGADGEANASVKWSLGRRKVYFELTPTDGKNLLKGLKSLAEVQVAAGAKAIVFPFPDVTDPIPVDKNSKFDWILDKSIEPGKVLVGSAHPHGSIQAADSPERGAVDMNFQLYGHKNIFVMDASVYPTGLSVNPQITTMSVNLRAARALAARKAEVLGNK comes from the coding sequence ATGGGCGGAATTCCTGCAGCAAACGATCAAATTATCACTCCGAACAAACATGCGGAGATCATACAGAAAGAAGGAATCAAAGACACTTGGAAGCTTAAGACCGAGGCAGTAGTCATCGGTTCCGGAGCTGGAGGAGCAGTGGTAGCTGCTACTCTTGCAAAGGCAGGATGGAAAGTGATCCTGATTGAAGAAGGTTCTTATTTTACTCCTGCTAAGTTCACCGGCGACGAATTCATCTCTCAGTCTCGTCTGTACAGGGATGCAGGTTTTATTATAACGGAAGAGCAAACTCTTTCTATCCTTCAGGGAAAAACAGTCGGTGGATCTACCACAGTCAACTGGCAAACTTCTCTCTATCCTCCCGACTATGTAACTAACGAGTGGGACAAGCGTTTCGGTTGGAAGAATTACGGAAGACAGGAAATGGATGCGTTCGTCTCCGAAGTTCACGAAAGGATTGGAGTGCACGAGGTACCTCCAAATCTAATAAACGCAAACAATAACACTCTGATGAAAGGTGGAAGAGCACTTGGTCTCCATCCTGAAGTATTAAAGAATAATAATAGAGGTTGTATTGGACTAGGCCGCTGCGGTTTAGGTTGTCCGATCAACGCGAAACAGTCCGCATTCTTGACTTGGATCCCGGATGCGATCGAAGCGGGTGCGACTGTAATCTCCAATATGAGAGCCCAGTACATCAAAGAAGACGGTAATATTAAAACCGTAGTCGCAGAATTCACTCCGGACGCTTACGAAAAGGCTCCAAATAAGATCATAGAAAAACTGGTGATCGATGCCCAAGTCGTAATCGTAAGCGCGGGCGCAATCGAAGGACCTGCACTTCTTCAGAGATCGGGACTCGGAAACGATTGGGTGGGAAGAAACCTGAAAGTTCACCCTACTAGCGTAAACTTCGCGATCTTTGACGATAAGATTAATATGTTCTCGGGACCTCCTCAGTCTGCAGTGATCAAGGACGGCCATAACCAAGACAATACTGGCTATGGCTATTGGCTGGAAGTTGCACCTTTCCGTCCTACATTGGCAAGCTCTCTTGTTCCTTATTATGGACAGAAGCAATTCGATGTGATGAAGAAGTATCCGAACATGAGCGGCGGTATCGTGCTTGTTCGAGACGGTGCTGACGGTGAGGCTAACGCGTCCGTAAAATGGTCCTTAGGAAGAAGAAAGGTATACTTTGAACTGACTCCTACCGATGGAAAAAACCTTTTGAAGGGATTGAAGTCACTTGCAGAAGTGCAGGTTGCCGCAGGCGCGAAAGCAATCGTATTTCCATTCCCTGATGTGACCGATCCAATTCCTGTAGATAAGAATTCTAAGTTTGATTGGATCCTGGATAAGAGTATAGAGCCCGGCAAGGTTCTAGTAGGCTCCGCTCACCCACATGGTTCTATCCAAGCCGCCGATTCTCCTGAAAGAGGAGCGGTTGACATGAACTTTCAACTCTATGGGCATAAGAATATTTTCGTAATGGATGCTTCTGTCTATCCGACAGGATTGTCCGTAAACCCGCAAATCACTACAATGAGTGTGAATTTGAGGGCTGCGAGAGCATTAGCTGCGAGAAAGGCGGAAGTTTTAGGAAATAAATAA